A stretch of Gammaproteobacteria bacterium DNA encodes these proteins:
- the truA gene encoding tRNA pseudouridine(38-40) synthase TruA encodes MRIAMGLEYDGRHFLGWQTLGHGRTVQDVVEAALARIAAHPVKVFCAGRTDSGVHATGQVIHFDTPAERDFRSWVLGANSGLPGDASAVWACGAPDDFHARYSAQGRVYRYVILNRSARPAAFCGKVSWYYPAQLDAERMQAGAAALIGEHDFSAFRSSECQARHAVREVRRLRVWRDADLIHIEIEANAFLHHMVRNIAGVLMAIGSGRAEPSWSAEVLAGRDRTRAGVTASAEGLYLTGVFYPEKYGLPAPPVQRWPY; translated from the coding sequence AGTGCAGGATGTGGTCGAAGCCGCCCTGGCGCGGATAGCCGCTCATCCCGTTAAAGTATTCTGCGCCGGGCGCACCGACAGCGGGGTGCACGCCACCGGCCAGGTAATCCATTTCGACACCCCGGCGGAACGGGATTTCCGATCATGGGTGCTGGGTGCCAACAGCGGACTGCCCGGGGACGCGAGCGCGGTGTGGGCATGCGGTGCACCGGATGACTTTCATGCCCGTTATTCGGCGCAGGGCCGCGTGTACCGTTACGTCATTCTCAATCGCAGCGCCCGACCGGCGGCGTTTTGCGGCAAGGTCAGCTGGTACTATCCCGCGCAGCTGGACGCGGAGCGCATGCAGGCCGGCGCCGCGGCGTTGATCGGCGAGCACGATTTCTCCGCATTCCGGTCGAGTGAGTGCCAGGCCCGTCACGCAGTGCGCGAAGTGCGGCGACTGCGGGTTTGGCGGGACGCGGACCTCATCCACATCGAAATCGAAGCCAATGCCTTTTTGCATCACATGGTGCGCAACATCGCCGGCGTGCTGATGGCCATCGGCTCGGGCCGCGCCGAACCCTCGTGGTCGGCGGAAGTGCTGGCCGGCCGGGATCGCACGCGTGCCGGTGTCACCGCTTCCGCGGAAGGCCTGTATCTCACCGGCGTCTTTTATCCGGAGAAATACGGCCTGCCCGCGCCGCCAGTCCAACGCTGGCCGTATTAA
- a CDS encoding phosphoribosylanthranilate isomerase — protein MSPVRVKFCGITRAEDARTAAALGADAIGLVFYAGSPRAVTLPQAMAVVSGLPPFVARVGLFVDPRMEEVEMVLQLGGVDVLQFHGAEPPEFCRHFGRPYIKALRMRPGMNVRAEVERHPDAAAVLLDTHEAGKPGGTGRAFDWTLIPRDLPRPVILAGGLTPDNVAAAIRQAQPYAVDVSGGIESAPGVKDAGLMQAFLHEVKTCCESNEPSTAPNPQRP, from the coding sequence ATGTCGCCTGTCAGGGTCAAATTTTGCGGCATCACGCGCGCCGAAGATGCACGGACGGCCGCGGCGCTGGGCGCGGACGCCATCGGGCTCGTGTTTTACGCCGGCAGCCCACGGGCGGTCACTTTGCCGCAGGCGATGGCCGTCGTGTCCGGATTGCCGCCGTTCGTTGCCCGCGTGGGGTTGTTCGTCGATCCGCGCATGGAGGAGGTGGAGATGGTGTTGCAGCTGGGGGGGGTGGATGTGTTGCAGTTCCACGGCGCCGAGCCGCCGGAATTCTGCCGCCACTTTGGCCGGCCTTACATCAAGGCGCTGCGCATGCGCCCGGGCATGAATGTGCGTGCCGAGGTGGAACGCCACCCCGATGCCGCGGCCGTGCTGCTCGACACCCATGAGGCGGGCAAGCCTGGCGGCACGGGCAGGGCGTTCGACTGGACGCTGATCCCGCGGGATCTCCCCCGTCCCGTAATCTTGGCAGGGGGGCTGACTCCTGATAATGTCGCTGCCGCCATCCGCCAGGCACAGCCTTATGCCGTGGATGTGAGCGGCGGCATAGAATCCGCGCCCGGCGTCAAGGACGCCGGCCTGATGCAGGCTTTTCTCCACGAGGTCAAAACGTGTTGCGAATCGAACGAACCATCGACGGCGCCCAATCCGCAGCGCCCGTGA
- the trpB gene encoding tryptophan synthase subunit beta, producing the protein MQPLAELTTAYERYLKDAEFLRELEEDLQHYVGRPSPLYFAERLTRRYGGARIYLKREDLNHTGAHKINNTVGQALLAKRMGKTRIIAETGAGQHGVATATVAARLGLECVVYMGSEDTKRQAINVYRMKLLGAEVVPVESGSKTLKDALNEAMRDWVTNVDNTFYIIGTVAGPHPYPVMVRDFQAVIGREARAQCLARCGRLPDALVACVGGGSNALGLFYPFINDAAVKMYGVEAAGDGLQTGRHAASLCAGRPGVLHGNRTYLLEDRNGQIIETHSISAGLDYPGVGPEHAWLKDSGRAQYLAITDEEALQGFHDLTRMEGIIPALESSHAIAYAAKLAPTMGRDQIIVINLSGRGDKDIHTVASRQGIRF; encoded by the coding sequence ATGCAGCCGCTCGCCGAACTGACCACCGCCTATGAACGTTATCTGAAGGATGCGGAGTTTTTGCGTGAGCTTGAGGAGGATCTGCAGCACTATGTTGGACGGCCCTCGCCGTTGTACTTCGCCGAACGCCTGACGCGCCGCTACGGCGGTGCGCGGATTTATTTGAAGCGCGAGGATTTGAATCACACCGGCGCGCACAAGATCAACAACACCGTCGGGCAGGCGCTGCTTGCCAAGCGCATGGGCAAGACGCGCATCATCGCCGAGACCGGCGCCGGTCAGCACGGCGTGGCCACCGCGACGGTGGCCGCGCGGCTGGGACTGGAATGCGTGGTGTACATGGGGTCCGAGGACACCAAACGGCAGGCGATCAATGTGTACCGCATGAAGCTGCTGGGCGCCGAGGTGGTGCCCGTCGAATCCGGATCGAAGACGCTCAAGGATGCCTTGAACGAGGCGATGCGTGACTGGGTCACCAATGTGGACAATACCTTCTACATCATCGGCACCGTCGCCGGCCCGCACCCGTATCCGGTAATGGTGCGCGATTTCCAGGCGGTGATCGGACGCGAGGCCCGCGCCCAGTGCCTGGCGCGCTGCGGCCGCCTGCCGGATGCGCTGGTGGCCTGCGTCGGCGGCGGTTCGAACGCGCTCGGCCTGTTTTATCCCTTCATCAACGACGCGGCGGTAAAAATGTACGGCGTGGAGGCGGCGGGCGACGGCCTGCAGACGGGACGGCACGCGGCCTCATTATGCGCCGGCCGGCCCGGCGTGCTGCATGGCAATCGCACCTATCTGCTGGAGGATCGGAATGGCCAGATCATCGAGACCCATTCGATCTCCGCCGGCCTGGATTATCCCGGCGTGGGGCCGGAGCACGCCTGGCTCAAGGACAGCGGCCGCGCGCAGTATCTGGCGATCACCGACGAGGAAGCCCTGCAGGGTTTCCACGATCTCACGCGCATGGAAGGCATCATCCCCGCGCTTGAATCGAGCCACGCAATCGCCTATG